A genomic stretch from Desulfurococcaceae archaeon MEX13E-LK6-19 includes:
- a CDS encoding thiamine-monophosphate kinase: MYARDVGEEEIVRMIVKLLDKPVHGERLPEGDDARDITVKGPRILFSIDGYSIESALLPWRTLEDIGWAAVTGTVSDIVSKAGWPEGVMASIGIPREWSIEEIMSLMKGIREACSYYGVRFLGGDTNSSKDPWITVAAIGFTSTAYPPPRNNAKPGDAVIVTGDNYGAMGVVALDGIEKARDIKWVVEKTKRPITEVRTAGIIQGYAKAFHATMDVSDGLAYTIHTIAKASGVGIHIKEKPLYPKELDDYCKNNDKCIWERILFGGEEYGVVLVVDKKYLDKITRELTNYDIPFKIIGEVIEDKQITIEGYGELKPRRWDQFKGWTILS; the protein is encoded by the coding sequence ATGTATGCAAGGGATGTTGGTGAAGAAGAGATAGTTAGAATGATCGTGAAGCTTCTCGATAAACCGGTTCACGGAGAAAGACTCCCTGAAGGCGATGACGCGAGAGATATTACTGTGAAGGGACCCAGGATCCTCTTTAGCATCGATGGCTATAGCATCGAATCAGCCTTGCTTCCATGGAGAACACTGGAGGACATAGGATGGGCTGCGGTAACTGGTACCGTAAGCGATATAGTATCGAAAGCTGGCTGGCCCGAAGGTGTAATGGCTAGCATAGGGATCCCCCGTGAGTGGAGCATAGAAGAAATCATGAGCCTAATGAAGGGTATTCGTGAAGCCTGTAGTTACTATGGTGTCAGGTTCCTTGGAGGAGACACGAACTCCTCGAAAGACCCATGGATCACTGTAGCAGCAATAGGCTTCACATCAACAGCATATCCTCCCCCGAGAAACAACGCCAAGCCCGGGGACGCTGTTATCGTGACTGGAGACAACTACGGCGCGATGGGAGTTGTTGCACTGGATGGTATCGAGAAAGCTAGGGATATCAAATGGGTTGTAGAGAAGACGAAGAGACCTATAACCGAAGTAAGGACAGCAGGCATTATACAAGGGTATGCAAAAGCTTTCCATGCAACAATGGATGTAAGCGACGGGCTTGCATATACTATACACACTATAGCCAAGGCATCAGGAGTAGGAATACATATCAAAGAGAAACCCCTATACCCAAAGGAACTCGACGACTACTGTAAAAACAATGATAAATGCATTTGGGAGCGCATACTCTTCGGCGGAGAAGAATACGGTGTAGTACTTGTCGTAGACAAAAAATACCTAGACAAAATAACTAGGGAACTAACAAACTACGATATACCATTCAAGATAATAGGAGAAGTAATTGAAGACAAACAAATCACTATAGAAGGTTATGGAGAGCTAAAACCACGCAGATGGGATCAATTCAAAGGATGGACCATACTTAGCTAG
- a CDS encoding ATP-binding cassette domain-containing protein: MPVLALENVSITVNDSSNIIVKNVSLDIERGEIAVLLGPNGSGKSTLLYGIIGLPRYKIVTGKILFNGEDITGKPVWERARAGISLLFQSPPRIRVKLGYLAKKIASMYTSLEEVNTLVKELNVEYLLDRDLYDGFSGGEVKRTELFLTILQKPRVALLDEPDSGVDIDSIKRIASYIDKLADQGSAVLLVTHLGYILRYLDNLGKGYILINGRIVYSGDAHDVIRKLHLHGYKSFMKE; this comes from the coding sequence GTGCCAGTACTGGCGCTAGAGAACGTGAGCATCACGGTCAATGACTCCAGCAACATTATAGTAAAGAATGTCAGCCTTGATATTGAGCGTGGTGAAATAGCTGTTCTCCTTGGTCCAAATGGTAGTGGTAAGTCAACACTCTTGTATGGAATAATTGGTTTACCTAGATACAAGATTGTGACAGGGAAAATACTGTTCAATGGAGAGGATATAACTGGGAAGCCTGTATGGGAGCGTGCCAGAGCAGGCATATCGTTGTTGTTCCAGAGCCCGCCTAGGATCAGGGTTAAGCTCGGGTATTTGGCTAAGAAGATAGCGTCCATGTATACGAGTCTTGAAGAAGTAAATACGCTTGTTAAAGAACTCAATGTAGAGTACCTGCTTGACAGAGATCTATACGATGGTTTTAGCGGCGGTGAAGTAAAGAGAACAGAGCTCTTCCTAACTATTCTACAGAAACCACGAGTAGCACTACTCGATGAGCCTGATAGTGGTGTCGATATTGATAGTATCAAGAGGATAGCATCGTATATCGATAAACTAGCTGACCAAGGCTCAGCTGTTCTCTTGGTTACACACCTAGGGTATATTCTCCGCTACCTCGATAATCTTGGGAAAGGCTACATACTCATTAATGGGAGGATTGTCTATAGTGGTGATGCACACGACGTTATTAGGAAACTCCATCTCCACGGCTACAAGAGCTTCATGAAGGAGTAA
- a CDS encoding phosphoribosyltransferase codes for MPQELVLEYVSWHEIHEALIDLSKKIINDGHQFDAIIAIAKGGFIPARIVSDLLGIEDIGVIAVKFYKKAGVQMAKPRILHSLTIDVYDKAVLIVDDVVDSGRTLQLVLEEAYRHGAKKVKTLALYVKPWTTMKPDYFYKTTRNWVVFPWELLEVYRELGMKALKEISDGLKEVDSHILNKILELLKQE; via the coding sequence TTGCCTCAAGAACTTGTACTCGAATATGTTTCTTGGCATGAAATACATGAAGCCTTGATCGATTTGTCCAAAAAGATAATAAATGACGGACACCAATTCGACGCCATAATAGCTATCGCCAAGGGAGGCTTTATACCCGCGAGAATAGTATCCGATCTCCTGGGAATCGAGGATATCGGTGTTATCGCTGTAAAATTCTATAAGAAAGCAGGAGTACAAATGGCTAAGCCAAGAATTCTCCACTCATTAACCATAGATGTGTATGATAAAGCAGTATTGATAGTAGATGATGTAGTTGATTCAGGTAGAACACTACAGTTAGTCCTAGAAGAAGCATACAGGCATGGAGCCAAGAAAGTCAAGACACTAGCACTATACGTCAAGCCATGGACAACAATGAAACCCGACTACTTCTACAAAACAACGAGAAACTGGGTAGTCTTCCCATGGGAGTTACTGGAGGTATATCGTGAACTAGGAATGAAAGCGTTGAAGGAAATAAGTGATGGCTTGAAAGAAGTCGATAGCCATATATTGAATAAGATCCTTGAACTACTTAAACAAGAATAG
- a CDS encoding CopG family transcriptional regulator, with the protein MSVVSFKVKREIKEKMEKYKDRINWAEELRRFVEERIRELEAEENMRRVIEELEKIPVHAPQGFSKTSVREDRDSS; encoded by the coding sequence ATGAGTGTTGTTAGTTTTAAGGTAAAGAGGGAAATCAAGGAGAAGATGGAGAAGTATAAGGATAGAATCAACTGGGCTGAAGAGCTTAGAAGGTTTGTTGAAGAGAGAATTAGAGAGCTTGAAGCCGAGGAGAATATGAGGAGAGTTATTGAAGAGCTTGAGAAAATACCCGTACATGCTCCACAGGGTTTCTCGAAAACTTCTGTGAGGGAGGATCGTGATAGTAGTTGA
- a CDS encoding type II toxin-antitoxin system VapC family toxin — protein MIVVDASALSAFILKEPGWRALSKYLINSVSVDHIVKEVTNSIWKACVLKKIMSINEALKLYMIMSSMIGVNIVLEPEDKYIEKALKIALNHKITVYDALYLALAKEKNLPLLTLDEKQAQVAERLGIEIIHFKT, from the coding sequence GTGATAGTAGTTGATGCATCCGCTCTTTCAGCATTTATACTCAAGGAACCAGGGTGGAGGGCTCTATCAAAATATCTCATAAACTCTGTGTCCGTAGACCATATTGTTAAGGAGGTTACTAACTCCATATGGAAGGCATGTGTGCTAAAGAAGATCATGAGTATTAATGAAGCATTAAAGCTTTACATGATTATGTCGTCTATGATAGGCGTGAATATAGTCCTTGAGCCCGAGGACAAGTATATAGAAAAAGCACTCAAAATAGCGCTAAACCATAAGATCACTGTCTACGATGCACTATATCTCGCTCTAGCCAAGGAAAAGAACTTGCCGTTGTTAACATTAGATGAAAAGCAAGCTCAAGTAGCTGAAAGATTGGGCATAGAGATAATACATTTTAAAACATAA
- a CDS encoding SufD family Fe-S cluster assembly protein — translation MTVEVSIEKILKEALSKVTQLGFEVTKQGSIVLNESLVYHTLSKALMEYGVIYTSIRDAIKNYPDLIEKYGFKKIKIDPKNIDDGVFLYVPKNTRLVDPIYTCFVLGRRGVRQRVYNLTIIDDGGEAVAATGCLSLVEEGYHTSFTEVYVGRNAKLYKIMIHNWTPSVAVSTVKKITLMDNAVYYDYYVNYTQLKKISFITEIYHEGSNSVSRSDTIVVGKGESNLGYTTTAYLLAADASAEIISRLLGMDKSSIESRATIVAEVPGTRGHVECHGLLLSDNATIATIPVLKSSTSNTNLTHEASIGRISQDELEYLMARGFTEDEAISIIIRGFLELGIEKIPPKLRPMVTSVLDRLSAKSM, via the coding sequence ATGACGGTTGAAGTAAGTATTGAGAAGATACTTAAGGAGGCTTTGTCTAAGGTAACACAGCTCGGATTCGAGGTTACTAAGCAGGGCTCTATTGTCCTCAACGAGTCACTTGTTTATCACACGTTGTCTAAAGCATTAATGGAGTATGGTGTTATATATACTAGCATACGTGATGCAATAAAGAATTACCCCGATCTAATAGAGAAGTATGGGTTCAAGAAAATAAAAATAGATCCCAAGAACATTGATGACGGAGTGTTTCTTTATGTTCCAAAGAATACTAGGCTAGTCGACCCGATATACACGTGTTTCGTTCTCGGACGTAGAGGTGTTAGACAGAGAGTATACAACCTAACGATAATTGATGATGGTGGTGAAGCCGTTGCAGCCACTGGATGTTTGTCCCTCGTCGAAGAAGGCTATCACACGAGTTTCACTGAGGTATATGTTGGGAGGAATGCTAAACTCTACAAGATTATGATACATAACTGGACGCCTTCAGTAGCAGTATCTACGGTCAAAAAGATTACTCTAATGGATAACGCTGTATACTATGATTACTACGTGAATTATACACAGCTCAAGAAAATAAGTTTCATAACAGAAATATATCACGAAGGCAGCAACTCTGTTTCGAGAAGCGACACCATAGTTGTTGGTAAAGGAGAAAGCAACCTAGGATACACAACGACAGCATATCTTCTCGCAGCCGATGCCAGTGCCGAAATAATATCAAGACTCCTCGGCATGGATAAGAGCAGTATAGAATCCAGGGCAACAATTGTAGCCGAAGTACCGGGTACAAGAGGTCATGTTGAATGTCATGGTCTACTGCTTAGCGACAATGCTACAATAGCAACAATACCCGTCTTGAAGAGTAGTACAAGCAATACAAACTTGACACATGAGGCAAGCATAGGGAGGATCTCTCAGGACGAACTAGAGTACCTTATGGCTAGAGGTTTTACTGAGGATGAAGCGATATCTATCATCATAAGAGGGTTCCTTGAGCTCGGGATAGAGAAGATACCGCCGAAACTCAGACCAATGGTAACAAGTGTACTCGATAGACTATCGGCGAAATCAATGTAA
- a CDS encoding GNAT family N-acetyltransferase, with protein sequence MIIRNATYNDLDAMASVYARAFGFKGDISLVKMVFEVCLEVQPDGCFVACLDNRVVGTGCFFIYGSFAWVGGVCVVPEYQRRGIGTRIMERILRELKTRGIETIRLDSTKAGYRLYKKLGFIEEYKTITYDLSNIDTSLCPSKDEVEVLDNIPDFVAETDRMVFGGDRVRVLRAWLKRGAKLLVIRDQGYAMVQKTRIGPVIANNEDTACTLILESIRLGVTKITIPEANTKAVELMNKVGAKPLVYCTRMRLGPKYNEDTSKIYGILNYAKG encoded by the coding sequence ATGATTATCCGTAATGCCACGTATAATGATCTTGATGCTATGGCTAGTGTTTATGCGAGAGCATTCGGGTTTAAGGGTGATATCTCGCTCGTTAAAATGGTGTTTGAGGTTTGTCTTGAAGTCCAGCCTGATGGTTGTTTTGTTGCTTGCCTGGATAACAGAGTTGTTGGCACGGGATGCTTCTTTATCTACGGTTCTTTTGCTTGGGTTGGTGGTGTATGTGTTGTTCCGGAGTATCAACGTAGAGGTATTGGCACTAGGATCATGGAGAGAATACTCCGGGAACTCAAAACACGGGGTATCGAGACCATTAGGCTTGACTCAACTAAGGCAGGGTACAGGCTCTATAAGAAGCTGGGTTTTATCGAAGAGTACAAGACTATAACCTACGATCTCTCAAACATTGATACCAGCTTATGTCCTAGTAAAGATGAAGTAGAGGTTCTAGACAATATCCCCGATTTCGTCGCTGAAACGGATCGCATGGTTTTTGGTGGGGATAGAGTACGTGTACTCAGGGCCTGGCTTAAGAGAGGGGCAAAACTACTAGTCATCAGGGATCAAGGCTACGCCATGGTCCAGAAGACCAGGATCGGGCCCGTGATAGCAAACAACGAGGATACAGCTTGTACATTAATACTGGAGAGCATAAGACTGGGTGTAACAAAGATAACTATCCCCGAAGCCAACACCAAGGCGGTAGAGCTCATGAATAAAGTGGGAGCAAAACCGCTAGTATACTGCACCAGAATGAGACTAGGGCCTAAATACAATGAAGACACAAGCAAAATATATGGAATTCTAAATTACGCAAAAGGATAA
- a CDS encoding phosphoadenosine phosphosulfate reductase family protein, whose amino-acid sequence MIVSVHDFMYFIRLDSFMIAFPGCRVGLVGRREFLEWARENTDPVYYQRLVSSLIRGLKESLVIYDRRYSGLDDYIDRHRRELEEIKKRAGSQGVLVLFSGGKDSTVVLLLLEALGIPYKAVFSYLPVLEDLLLEESKKLIKRFSADIAEAPREKILHKLVRGLLPSKIDRWCTRLKHHVLKPYMESYGLRASGLRVYETGSRIKRYRHKHIVPPTHNARRVNPILYMTTADVLHIVVKENLLNPVYSVATRASCTFCPYASSAEITLQLLKSMTQGVETVNEYVRAVEEYMKKIGANGIDPIDYAYMGLWRYSKETAKTIYKARKRIIEECRIETLSLSRAQEIITRSHIEASRGVDKDFVRKIITELENEIKQPQQH is encoded by the coding sequence TTGATTGTTTCTGTTCATGATTTCATGTATTTTATTAGGCTTGATTCTTTTATGATCGCGTTTCCTGGGTGTAGAGTTGGTCTTGTTGGTAGGAGGGAGTTTCTTGAGTGGGCTCGTGAGAATACTGATCCCGTGTATTATCAGCGTCTAGTCTCCTCGCTTATTCGCGGTCTCAAGGAGTCTCTTGTGATCTATGATAGGAGGTATAGTGGTCTAGACGACTATATTGATAGGCATAGGAGAGAGCTTGAGGAGATCAAGAAGCGTGCTGGGAGCCAGGGTGTTCTCGTGCTGTTTAGTGGTGGTAAAGACTCTACTGTTGTACTCTTGCTCCTGGAAGCTCTTGGTATACCGTACAAAGCCGTGTTCTCGTATCTACCAGTCCTCGAGGATCTTCTTTTGGAGGAGTCTAAGAAGCTAATCAAGAGGTTTAGCGCAGATATAGCTGAGGCCCCGAGAGAAAAGATACTCCATAAGCTGGTGAGGGGGCTACTTCCTTCTAAAATAGATCGATGGTGTACTAGGCTTAAACACCATGTTCTGAAACCCTATATGGAGTCCTATGGGCTTAGAGCTAGTGGGCTAAGAGTCTACGAGACCGGGTCTAGGATAAAGAGGTATAGACACAAACACATTGTTCCACCAACACATAACGCTCGTAGGGTAAACCCTATACTCTACATGACAACAGCAGATGTACTACACATAGTCGTCAAAGAGAACCTGTTAAACCCAGTCTATAGTGTAGCTACAAGAGCCTCCTGTACCTTCTGCCCATACGCATCATCAGCAGAGATAACACTACAACTACTAAAAAGCATGACACAAGGCGTAGAGACAGTAAACGAATACGTTAGAGCAGTAGAAGAGTACATGAAGAAAATAGGTGCCAACGGAATAGACCCTATAGACTACGCATACATGGGGCTATGGAGATATAGTAAAGAGACAGCAAAAACAATCTACAAAGCAAGAAAAAGAATCATAGAAGAATGCAGAATAGAAACCCTATCCTTATCTAGAGCACAAGAAATAATCACGAGAAGCCACATAGAAGCCTCCAGGGGCGTAGACAAAGACTTTGTTCGAAAGATTATCACTGAACTAGAGAACGAGATCAAACAACCGCAACAACATTAG
- a CDS encoding flavodoxin family protein: MKPKILLINGSPRKYGAVYKLLKIAEKGVIDAGGEPRIIHLYDYNIKPCIGCVSDEHLVCRFPCIIKDDDFNKIGDMVLESDGIIFGTPIYWYSVSGVLKNFIDRLTSMENMIFHTGRSLLEGKVAGFIATGNDSGSIHVLAYMMVTMNSMGVHIPAWAIAYHHTADDVLEDEQAIRDSYNIGYNVTKAAETLKNVGPWYRANIDLNKLAEIARESAEKEKASQYPIREKFYRESLG, encoded by the coding sequence ATGAAGCCCAAGATACTGTTGATAAATGGTTCACCACGTAAATATGGTGCCGTATACAAGCTCTTGAAAATAGCTGAGAAAGGCGTTATTGATGCTGGTGGTGAGCCGAGAATTATTCATCTCTACGATTACAATATCAAGCCTTGTATAGGCTGTGTATCTGATGAGCACTTGGTCTGCAGGTTCCCATGCATTATTAAGGACGATGACTTCAATAAGATCGGTGACATGGTTCTGGAGAGCGACGGCATAATATTTGGTACACCAATATACTGGTACTCTGTATCAGGAGTGTTGAAGAACTTTATTGATAGGCTTACGAGTATGGAGAACATGATTTTTCACACGGGTAGAAGCCTTCTTGAAGGAAAAGTCGCTGGGTTCATAGCAACAGGTAATGATAGTGGTTCAATACACGTGTTAGCCTATATGATGGTGACAATGAATAGCATGGGTGTCCACATACCGGCATGGGCTATAGCATACCACCACACAGCTGATGATGTTCTGGAAGATGAGCAAGCCATTAGAGACTCCTACAACATAGGCTATAATGTAACCAAAGCTGCTGAGACGCTGAAAAACGTGGGCCCATGGTATAGAGCGAATATAGATCTCAATAAACTAGCTGAGATAGCGAGGGAAAGCGCTGAGAAAGAGAAAGCATCACAGTACCCGATTAGAGAGAAGTTCTATCGTGAATCACTTGGGTGA
- a CDS encoding DUF357 domain-containing protein, with the protein MYNSVPSEDRVRAYIENVKLVINSLRSKDIDKKYPKLVEAAELYMKDAEYYLEEKKDLFTALACIAYAEGLIDSLRYLSFEEIEWESLGKLLARPKVLVAGSFEIIHPGHIYYLREAWKKGRVYVVVARDKSIEKFKKREPIVPEEQRLEVVKNIKYVYKAVLGDENDYLKPVEDIKPDIILLGPDQWPRENELLEELRKRGLKDIRIERLPHRVDGKLYSTSRIIEKIKEKYCHPSDSR; encoded by the coding sequence TTGTACAACTCGGTTCCTAGCGAGGATAGAGTGAGAGCCTATATAGAGAACGTCAAGCTGGTTATCAATAGCCTCAGGAGCAAGGATATTGATAAAAAATACCCTAAGCTTGTTGAAGCTGCCGAGCTTTATATGAAGGATGCAGAATATTATCTTGAGGAAAAGAAAGACTTGTTTACAGCACTTGCTTGTATAGCTTATGCCGAAGGACTTATTGATTCTCTGAGATACCTTAGTTTTGAAGAGATCGAATGGGAATCTCTAGGCAAGCTTCTTGCTAGACCAAAAGTACTTGTCGCCGGGAGTTTCGAGATAATTCACCCCGGTCACATATACTATTTGAGGGAGGCATGGAAGAAGGGCAGAGTATACGTTGTTGTGGCACGGGACAAGAGTATCGAGAAGTTTAAGAAACGAGAACCCATAGTACCCGAGGAACAGAGGCTAGAGGTTGTAAAGAACATCAAGTACGTCTACAAGGCTGTTCTCGGCGACGAGAACGATTATTTAAAGCCTGTAGAGGATATAAAGCCTGATATAATACTGCTCGGACCCGATCAATGGCCTCGGGAAAACGAGCTTTTGGAGGAATTGAGGAAGCGGGGATTAAAGGACATTAGGATCGAGAGACTGCCTCATAGAGTTGATGGAAAACTGTATAGTACATCAAGGATTATAGAGAAGATCAAGGAAAAGTATTGTCACCCAAGTGATTCACGATAG
- a CDS encoding GNAT family N-acetyltransferase, giving the protein MLYIRMASLDDVKGIVEVHCSGVDKWYKWVDGRRIEASYDELSVLDRWGHGGPWMSIETCAIHINYVLVHNQYPLVALLDGKIVGELELYIGKEKGVLGKTAFIDILEVHRDYRRRGIGRSLVNKAIEIAKERNCDTVSVWPAKEAVGFYKKCGFNTIAYNIVNAELDIENIKPHSVSYDVKEFPSNYNVLEDTWFISPRIESSFTAWIKSRWKYAVEEEVVKTIEGYIPGLQTAFIIESLWMNKDTASLYLWIKDVASLPEAIDTMLEIARNAGFKKLRLIIDKNIYERYVKNYQHKIIEQEIVLSIKL; this is encoded by the coding sequence ATGTTATATATTAGGATGGCTTCTCTTGATGATGTTAAGGGTATTGTTGAGGTTCATTGTTCTGGTGTTGATAAGTGGTATAAATGGGTTGATGGAAGGAGAATTGAGGCTAGTTACGACGAGCTCAGCGTCTTGGATCGCTGGGGTCACGGCGGCCCATGGATGAGTATCGAGACATGCGCTATCCATATCAACTACGTGCTTGTCCACAACCAGTATCCTCTCGTGGCTCTACTTGACGGCAAGATTGTTGGTGAACTAGAGCTCTATATCGGTAAGGAGAAAGGAGTTCTCGGCAAAACAGCTTTCATCGATATACTCGAGGTCCATAGGGACTATAGGCGTAGAGGTATCGGTAGATCCCTTGTCAACAAAGCAATAGAGATCGCGAAAGAACGCAACTGTGATACCGTTAGTGTTTGGCCCGCTAAAGAAGCTGTGGGTTTCTACAAGAAATGCGGGTTCAACACCATTGCATACAATATAGTTAATGCAGAACTAGACATAGAAAACATTAAACCACATAGCGTATCATATGATGTCAAGGAGTTTCCAAGCAACTATAATGTACTAGAGGATACATGGTTTATATCACCACGCATAGAGTCATCTTTCACTGCATGGATTAAAAGCAGATGGAAATACGCTGTAGAAGAAGAGGTAGTAAAAACCATAGAAGGCTACATACCAGGACTACAGACAGCCTTTATCATTGAGAGCCTTTGGATGAATAAGGATACAGCTAGTCTATACCTTTGGATCAAAGACGTAGCCAGTTTACCTGAGGCTATAGATACAATGCTCGAGATCGCTAGAAACGCTGGGTTCAAGAAGCTACGCCTGATAATAGACAAAAACATATATGAAAGGTATGTCAAAAACTATCAGCATAAAATTATTGAACAGGAGATTGTTCTCTCAATAAAACTATAG
- a CDS encoding carboxypeptidase M32 — protein sequence MGGVVGLFSRKKIIKEILDYYRKIWAIGHALNLLHWDTETYMPEKGVVERSSAVAELSVLAQKLITDEKFVKLVEKAAELKDLNDYEKGLIRVLERTIRVAKKLPPRHVHEFAKVTQEAVVVWRNAKKANNYDLFKPYLKKIIELNREKAEYLGYKEHPYDALLDLYEEGMTTREVEEVFRVLEPGVKKILERVLEEKTYPQTHPLEEVEYNIRAMKRVNERVLRILGYPFNRARLDESAHPFTIHMGIFDVRITTRYEGKDFKRSLLGTVHEFGHALYQLQIDKRFSMTPLTEITSLGLHESQSRFWENIIGRSMGFVETIYPILAKSLRFIKNYSPNDIYLYFNTVKPSLIRTEADEVTYNLHIILRFKLEKLMITGEVKADELPELWNQEMERLLGIKPKTYSEGVLQDIHWSMGSIGYFPTYSLGTILAAQIKYHAEKQLGNIDEIARERRFKQVREYLREKIHRWGSVYPPKELLQRSFGETINPEYFIKYLEEKYLQKQF from the coding sequence ATGGGAGGTGTTGTGGGCTTGTTTTCTAGGAAGAAGATTATCAAGGAGATCCTGGATTACTATAGGAAGATCTGGGCTATTGGGCATGCTTTAAATCTTCTCCACTGGGACACAGAGACCTATATGCCTGAGAAAGGTGTTGTTGAGAGGAGTAGTGCTGTTGCCGAGCTTAGCGTTCTTGCCCAGAAGCTTATCACTGATGAGAAGTTTGTCAAGCTTGTTGAGAAGGCGGCCGAGCTCAAGGATCTTAATGATTATGAGAAGGGGTTGATTCGTGTCCTAGAGAGGACTATTAGGGTTGCAAAGAAGCTCCCGCCTAGACACGTCCACGAGTTCGCTAAGGTTACGCAGGAAGCTGTTGTCGTGTGGAGGAATGCTAAGAAGGCCAACAACTATGATTTATTCAAGCCTTATCTCAAGAAGATCATTGAGTTAAATAGAGAGAAAGCAGAGTACCTAGGGTACAAAGAGCACCCTTATGATGCACTCCTGGATCTCTACGAGGAGGGTATGACTACACGCGAGGTAGAGGAGGTTTTCCGTGTACTCGAGCCCGGTGTTAAGAAGATCCTGGAGCGTGTTCTCGAGGAGAAAACGTATCCCCAAACACACCCGCTTGAGGAAGTAGAGTATAACATCAGGGCTATGAAGCGTGTCAACGAGAGAGTCCTCAGGATACTCGGCTACCCATTCAACAGGGCTAGACTAGACGAGTCAGCACATCCCTTCACTATACACATGGGGATATTCGATGTAAGGATAACGACTAGGTATGAGGGCAAGGACTTCAAGAGGAGCCTCCTTGGGACAGTCCATGAATTCGGTCATGCTCTATATCAGCTACAGATCGATAAAAGGTTCTCCATGACACCACTAACAGAGATCACCTCACTAGGTCTCCACGAGAGCCAGTCCAGGTTCTGGGAAAACATTATCGGTAGAAGTATGGGCTTCGTCGAAACAATATACCCCATATTAGCCAAGAGCCTCAGGTTCATAAAGAACTATAGCCCCAATGACATCTACCTATACTTCAACACCGTCAAGCCCAGCCTCATTAGAACCGAAGCAGACGAAGTAACCTACAACCTCCACATAATCCTCAGGTTCAAACTCGAGAAACTAATGATAACAGGGGAAGTAAAAGCTGATGAACTCCCAGAACTATGGAACCAAGAAATGGAGAGACTCCTAGGGATAAAGCCCAAGACCTACAGCGAAGGCGTTCTCCAGGATATACACTGGAGCATGGGAAGCATAGGCTACTTCCCAACATACTCTCTAGGCACAATACTCGCGGCACAAATAAAGTACCATGCCGAGAAACAACTAGGCAACATAGACGAGATCGCTAGAGAAAGAAGATTCAAGCAAGTAAGAGAATACTTGAGAGAGAAAATACACCGTTGGGGCTCAGTGTATCCACCGAAAGAACTGCTTCAGAGAAGCTTTGGCGAGACAATAAACCCCGAGTACTTCATAAAATACCTAGAAGAAAAATATCTTCAAAAACAGTTTTAA